A DNA window from Hevea brasiliensis isolate MT/VB/25A 57/8 chromosome 2, ASM3005281v1, whole genome shotgun sequence contains the following coding sequences:
- the LOC110673148 gene encoding agamous-like MADS-box protein AGL30 isoform X1 codes for MQPYMMGRVKLKIKKLENTNGRQATYGKRKHGIMKKAKELSILCDIDIILLMFSPTGKPSICKGKRSIEEVIAKFAQLTPQERAKRKLESLEALKKTFKKLDHDVNIPEFLGTSSQTVEDLSNQSRLLQNQLSEAHKRLSYWTNPDKINNIEHLDQLENSLRESLNQLRAHKDYLGEQQLMSLECNNQFQNGMHVPFRVGADQQVPPMPWIPNNDSQPIVLPEDPNLLPHRDVECSASSSFGSYSGYFGTGKSSELSNSSQENGVNGLLNELNGTASLRLQLAGQYPYLPNNLNLLNDEKFQPAAEMNLQESPVDFHVNGSFEAPKPGYDTTHGSWASSSGPCAVTMFDERFYSRKDHLYGSNNEEYYRIS; via the exons ATGCAACCCTATAT GATGGGTAGGGTTAAGCTAAAGATCAAGAAATTGGAGAACACAAATGGCCGTCAAGCGACTTATGGCAAAAGGAAACATGGCATCATGAAGAAGGCAAAGGAGTTGTCTATTCTATGTGACATAGATATTATCCTTCTCATGTTCTCACCAACTGGCAAGCCTTCAATATGCAAAGGAAAACGGAG CATTGAAGAAGTCATTGCAAAATTTGCTCAGTTAACACCTCAAGAAAGGGCAAAAAG GAAGTTAGAAAGCCTTGAA GCGCTGAAGAAAACTTTTAAGAAGTTGGACCATGATGTTAACATACCTGAATTTCTGGGCACAAG TTCTCAAACAGTAGAG GACCTGTCAAACCAATCAAGGTTACTGCAGAATCAACTTTCTGAAGCGCATAAGAGATTGAG CTATTGGACTAATCCAGATAAGATTAACAACATAGAGCATCTGGATCAATTGGAAAATTCACTCAGGGAATCACTTAATCAACTTCGAGCTCATAAG GATTATTTAGGAGAACAGCAACTTATGTCGTTAGAATGCAATAATCAG TTCCAAAATGGGATGCATGTACCTTTCAGAGTTGGTGCTGATCAGCAGGTCCCACCTATGCCTTGGATTCCAAATAATGACAGTCAACCAATTGTGTTACCAGAAGATCCAAATCTCCTTCCCCATAG GGATGTCGAGTGTTCTGCAAGTTCCTCCTTTGGGAGTTATTCTGGTTACTTTGGCACAGGAAAGAGTTCAGAACTATCTAATTCTAGTCAAGAAAATGGTGTGAATGGTCTTCTTAATGAGTTAAATGGAACTGCATCACTGAGGCTGCAGTTGGCTGGGCAGTATCCTTACTTGCCAAACAATCTGAATTTGCTGAATGATGAAAAATTCCAACCTGCAGCAGAGATGAACCTACAAGAAAGCCCTGTTGATTTTCATGTTAATGGAAGTTTTGAAGCTCCTAAACCTGGATATGACACTACCCATGGTAGTTGGGCTTCTTCATCAGGGCCATGTGCTGTTACCATGTTTGACGAGCGTTTCTATTCCCGG aAAGATCATCTGTATGGGAGCAACAATGAGGAATATTACAGAATTTCCTGA
- the LOC110673148 gene encoding agamous-like MADS-box protein AGL30 isoform X2, which produces MGRVKLKIKKLENTNGRQATYGKRKHGIMKKAKELSILCDIDIILLMFSPTGKPSICKGKRSIEEVIAKFAQLTPQERAKRKLESLEALKKTFKKLDHDVNIPEFLGTSSQTVEDLSNQSRLLQNQLSEAHKRLSYWTNPDKINNIEHLDQLENSLRESLNQLRAHKDYLGEQQLMSLECNNQFQNGMHVPFRVGADQQVPPMPWIPNNDSQPIVLPEDPNLLPHRDVECSASSSFGSYSGYFGTGKSSELSNSSQENGVNGLLNELNGTASLRLQLAGQYPYLPNNLNLLNDEKFQPAAEMNLQESPVDFHVNGSFEAPKPGYDTTHGSWASSSGPCAVTMFDERFYSRKDHLYGSNNEEYYRIS; this is translated from the exons ATGGGTAGGGTTAAGCTAAAGATCAAGAAATTGGAGAACACAAATGGCCGTCAAGCGACTTATGGCAAAAGGAAACATGGCATCATGAAGAAGGCAAAGGAGTTGTCTATTCTATGTGACATAGATATTATCCTTCTCATGTTCTCACCAACTGGCAAGCCTTCAATATGCAAAGGAAAACGGAG CATTGAAGAAGTCATTGCAAAATTTGCTCAGTTAACACCTCAAGAAAGGGCAAAAAG GAAGTTAGAAAGCCTTGAA GCGCTGAAGAAAACTTTTAAGAAGTTGGACCATGATGTTAACATACCTGAATTTCTGGGCACAAG TTCTCAAACAGTAGAG GACCTGTCAAACCAATCAAGGTTACTGCAGAATCAACTTTCTGAAGCGCATAAGAGATTGAG CTATTGGACTAATCCAGATAAGATTAACAACATAGAGCATCTGGATCAATTGGAAAATTCACTCAGGGAATCACTTAATCAACTTCGAGCTCATAAG GATTATTTAGGAGAACAGCAACTTATGTCGTTAGAATGCAATAATCAG TTCCAAAATGGGATGCATGTACCTTTCAGAGTTGGTGCTGATCAGCAGGTCCCACCTATGCCTTGGATTCCAAATAATGACAGTCAACCAATTGTGTTACCAGAAGATCCAAATCTCCTTCCCCATAG GGATGTCGAGTGTTCTGCAAGTTCCTCCTTTGGGAGTTATTCTGGTTACTTTGGCACAGGAAAGAGTTCAGAACTATCTAATTCTAGTCAAGAAAATGGTGTGAATGGTCTTCTTAATGAGTTAAATGGAACTGCATCACTGAGGCTGCAGTTGGCTGGGCAGTATCCTTACTTGCCAAACAATCTGAATTTGCTGAATGATGAAAAATTCCAACCTGCAGCAGAGATGAACCTACAAGAAAGCCCTGTTGATTTTCATGTTAATGGAAGTTTTGAAGCTCCTAAACCTGGATATGACACTACCCATGGTAGTTGGGCTTCTTCATCAGGGCCATGTGCTGTTACCATGTTTGACGAGCGTTTCTATTCCCGG aAAGATCATCTGTATGGGAGCAACAATGAGGAATATTACAGAATTTCCTGA